ATATGTTAAGGCTGTTGAAAGATTGGAGTTCTGGGTTTTGGGGAAACTCTATTCTCTATATGTGTTGATTTATCATCAATAAAGTACCTTTCAAATGTTGTCATTTTATCTTTTCCAAATAGGGGTGAATTCGGCCCTTTCCATAAATACCAGATATAATCAAGGTTGTAGTCTTTTTCTTTTAAGTTATCATTATTAAAATAAGCATTTATCACTATATTTTCTAACTCATCTATGTATTCTTTCCCTGAAAGAAATTCATTTTTAAGCTTTACTTTTTTAAATGAGCCATCTTTATTTAATGGAATACAACCATGGAATAAGAGGTTAGAATTATAGCTTTTATACATACTACCTTTAGCAAATAAAAACTGTATATGTTGCTGAAGTTTTTCACTTTTTAAAAATGAATTTCTTAGCTTATTAATTAAATCTAACTCATTAGAGCTTAAGTTATAGGGATCATTTATATCCACAATAGGGAAATTACTATCATTTAATTGGTATTCTTTATTTTTAATTTTGATCGTACCTTTATCATAGTTTATCTTATCCAGTAATAGTCGATTATCCAGTTCTTCTTTAAATCTTCGCTTAATTATTACTCCTTCTAGTTTAAACTGAATTATTGATATAGCCTTATGCATTTTAGATATCAGTGAAAACTCATTATCATTACAATCACTTTCTGGTCTGTCCTTAGGAATAAAGCTTGTACAAGGATCGTCTCCATATTCTTCCATAGCAAATGTAGCAAGAGGCAATAGATTAATACCATAGGCATCTTTCAAGATATCCAAATTACAATATCTCAAAGCTATCCTTATAACATTAGCCATACAGGCTTCACTACCAGCAGCAGCTCCAATCCAGATTATATCATGATTTCCCCACTGTATATCTACTGATTTATATTCCATCAAACTATCCATAACTATATCCGCTCCAGGTCCTCTATCATATATATCCCCTAAAATATGCAGTCTATCTACAGCCAGCTTTTGAATAAGATTAGAAATAGCTACAATAAAAGAATCAGCACGATCAACTTCAATTATAGATTTAATAATCTGCTCATAATAGGCTTCCTTATCCTGATGAAAATCTTGATGCAAAAGCTCTTCAAATATATATGCAAAGTCATCAGCTAAGGCTTTTCTTATCTTGGAACGAGTATATTTAGAAGAAACAACCCTGCATATCTGTACAAGACGTCTTAAAGTAATTCTATACCATTCGTCCATATTTTTTATATCTTTCTTAATAAGCTCTAATTTCTCTTCAGGATAATATATCAATGTTGCCAGGGTATCGATATCTTCTTTATGTAATGTAGAAGCAAATATATCATTAATCTTGTGTTTTATCACCCCAGATGCACTTTTTAACATATGTGTAAATGCCTCATACTCTCCATGTATATCTGTAAGAAAAAATTCTGTTCCTTTGGGAAGATTCAATATAGCCTGTAAATTTATTATCTCTGTACTTACAGATTGAATATCAGGGAACTGAGTTGCTAACAATTCTAAATACTTCAGATCATTATCATCAATGTCAAACTTTTTATTACTCATACGTTCCTCCCGTTCGTAATTTTAAATTTATATAATCTAAAATGATATCTTATAATTATACTCTTTATAGTCAGCATACAATATAATATGTATAATTTCAATTATTTTTTATGTTTTTATTTGTTTTTTTCTTTTTTTGTGAGTATACAAAAAGTCCCTGCCAATTATACTAGATTGACAGGGTTTTCCTTATATTATATCTTCATCTAAAAGTCCAATTCAGGACTGTCAGCAAAATGTTTCAAGATAACTATATCTTCAGTTCTTGACTTATTTGTAATTTTTACACCCTCATGTGCAGCTTTCTCAGTTACAAAAAATTCATCATTTGTTAATTGACCATATCTTATTAGAGTAGGTGTTTCTAAATCCCATACACCAAACTTACCATGTCCCTGAATACAGATTATCCCATATGGAGCAGAATCTTTAATAACTACAGTTTGGCCTGGAAAAACTGTTAGGCGTTTTGCAGAGACTGTATCACTTTTATAACAAATCCACTCTTCTTTATAGCCTTCTTCCACCATCTCTTCAATCTCTTTTGCTGGTATAGGTTTCATAAATCTATTTTCTTTAAAATTCTGATCTGCGTTTAAGTCCCAATCAATTAACTCCAGGAGATATTCGTAATTTCCTAATTGATCTTCAGGGCAATTTTTCCAGAGTAATTCCTCATTGACAACCTGTCCATTTAGCAATACAGACTGGTACATAGAATATACATCTGAAGAAAATTGTGGTTCATAAGTACATAGACTACCAGGTGCATGCATGACTCCTGGTGGCACATCCCAGCCAGTGTCTAGTTCTAGCTTATAAGCCCTTGATAGACCAGTAATCTTATTATCACCTTTAGGAAAATTTTTAAGGGCCTCCAAAACTTCATCTTTAGTAGTACCAGGGTTAAATCCAAAAAAAGTAAATGGATACTCTCCTCCATGATTATTCATCTGAGCAGGAAAAAAATACATTTCTGGTTTTCCTTCTGCCCCTACTTTCCTCGCGTGCTGATCTCGATGATGAATATGGAAAGGGAGTGGCCCTGCATTATCAAAGAATTTAGAAAACATAGGCCATCTGCCATACTTTTCCCATAGACTTTCACCTATAATTTCAGACTTCTCAAGCTCAATTGCATCTCTTAAAAGGATTTTCTCTTTTCCCGCTTCATCAAGGACTATATAGCTAAGGCCTTCATCTTCAGCAGTTAAAGGACCGTTTTCCGCATGGGTAGTTGAAGCCAGCCATCGTTCATCAATGCCTCCTCTTTCTGCCCCCAAAACATAATAATCATCTGGATGAAGCTTGATTCTTTTACCTGGCCTACAAAAGACTCTAGGCACCCATGCTGGAGCTAAGCGAAAAATACCTTTTCCTCTGTCCAATGCTTTTTCTATAAGTTCTTTATTAATTGTCAACACCCCATTTGTATAGTATTCACTACAAAACAGTAAAACTTGCTTCATTTAATATAATGGATTTTTAAATTAAAAATAAACCCAGCTAAATTAAATACCCGCTTATATTAACAGGCTTATTTTACTTATCTAACTACAACAGCGACACCATCAGGGATTACCGTTATTTTCCTATCTCTTCCAACAATCTCTTCAGCCATTGCTATAGCCTCATCTAGACTAGCAGCATATTTCATATGCATGTCCTCAACTATTTCCCGGGAAACATCCGTCACCATTATCACAGTAAAATCCAGTAGAACTCTGGCTAATACCTGTGATTCCCACTGGTCAGGAACAGTTTCATTGCGTTTACGCCTTAATATATCATGCATGACATCTTTCACTGAATCAGCCTGGGCAAATGTTTGATAAAACTCTTCTCCTCCATGACCATCAGAACATTCGGCAAGCATAATTATAACACCATTTTTATTACAAACAGCTTCGGCTGCAGTCATCCCTTTCACTGCCTGATAAATATTCTGATCAAGGGGGTAACCCCCATTTGTACTAATCACAATATCAGCAGCGTGTTTATCAACTCCAGCCAGCCTATCAACGAACTCACATCCAGCCTGATGTGCTTTATCACTATCACCAGCCACAGCCTTAATAATTTTCTTATCTCCGTCCAGAACCACATTCAAAATAAATTTCAGCTCTGCTTTTTCTGCAGCATAGATCATATCTCGATGTAGTGGATTCCCCTTTAAAATTCCTGTTCTGGATTTATCATCAGCAATAAATTCTGAACAATGATTAGCTAAAACAGTATCTTTACTGGCAATACCAGGAAGTACACTTTTCCTGCCTCCCGAAAAACCAGCAAAAAAATGAGGTTCAATAAAACCTTCAGCAATTAAGACATCAGTCTCAATGGCCAGTTTATTAAGAATTAGTTCTCCACCAGAAGGCAGAGTACCTAACTTAAGCATCATTTCATCATCTCGACAATCATGAATAACTATCTTTTCATTATCAACAATTTCATCACCATACTTATCCCTTAGTTCAGCATCAGTACTGGCCCGATGAAAACCAGTAGCCACAAGAATAGTAATATCTATATCTGAATTTCCCTTCCTTAATTCCTCCAGAAGTATAGGCATAGTAATATGACTGGGTACCGGTCTGGTATGATCACTTGAGATTATCACAATACTATCTTTACCCTGAACAAGTTCAGCCAAGGACTCAGAAGCAATGGGATTAGCCAGAGCTTCACGAACAAGATCCTCTTCACTACGTTTAATCTCATAACTCTCCACATCAGATACCAGCACTGAATTAACCCTCTCATCTGGTAAATCACAAATCAACTTTTCTTTCCCATAGGGTAATTTCACGCGCATAAACACCCCTCCTTTTGTTTTAATTCACACATAGCTCTCTCGCCTTAATCAACCGTAAATTTTGCTATTTAACTGAATGAAATAAAAAAGTCTTAAGATAAGACTTTTGAAAGAGCAAGTTTACAAAGCTCTTTCGCCTCTATCCAGCCTGAATATTTTGCTGTTTAACTGAATGAGATTAAAAAGTCTCCAATTTTTACTGATTGATAAAAGCAAGTTTACAAAATCCATGTTTGAACGTAACGCAGTGGAGTGAGTTGATTTTGTTCACTTTTTGATTGAAGAAAAAATTGGGAATTAGACTTTTTCTCGAATGAAGTAAACAACAAAATATTCCCTACTCCATGTCAAATATCTTCCCAGGATTTAAGACATAATTAGGGTCAAAAGCTTTTTTAATACTTCTCATTAAATTCAGTTCAGCTGGATCAGCAATCATTTTCATATAAGGCTTACGCTTAGAGCCAATTCCATGTTCTCCACTAATTGTACCACCAAGCTCTTTTACAGCCTGATATATTTCCTCACAGGCTTTTTCCTCTATCTGATACCATTCTTCCATACTATGTTTTGGATTTTTAACAAGAGTTGAATGCAAATTACCATCACCAGCATGTCCATAGCTAGGTATTTGAATATCATACTTATCTGCTATTTTTTGCAATTCTGGCATTAGATCTGGAATACTTGCAATTGGAACTACAATATCCTCAAGGCTTTGCTCAGGACTAACTACTTTAAAGGCTTCCGCAATATTCCGTCTTACACTCCAGACACGCTCCTGTGTAGTATAATTATCTGCTACATATACCTCGATAGCACCACTATCAAGACACAGTTCTCCGATCCTTTCAGCATCTTCTTCTACCTGCTCAGCTTTATTACCATCAACTTCAATCAATAGCATAGCTCCAGCTTCCTGATATGGTAAATGCTCATTAAGATATTCACAGGAAGTTTTGGTAGATAATTTATCCATAAACTCAATTCCTGTTGGAACAATCCTGGCTTCAGTCATAATTTTTGGTACCATATCAATAGCAGATTTCACATCTTTGAATAATACTAAAAGATCTACTTTTTCTGTAGGCATAGGTAATAATTTAATTATAGCTTTTGTTATTATTCCTAAAGTACCCTCTGAACCAATTATCAATTGTTTCAAATCATATCCTGTAACATCTTTAACCCTTTTTCCTCCCAGTTCCACAATCTCTCCAGTAGCTGTTACAATCTCTAAGCCCATGACATAACGACCTGTAACTCCATACTTAACAGCCTTTCCACCTCCGGCATTTTCAGCAATATTTCCA
The Halanaerobiaceae bacterium ANBcell28 genome window above contains:
- the larA gene encoding nickel-dependent lactate racemase codes for the protein MRVKLPYGKEKLICDLPDERVNSVLVSDVESYEIKRSEEDLVREALANPIASESLAELVQGKDSIVIISSDHTRPVPSHITMPILLEELRKGNSDIDITILVATGFHRASTDAELRDKYGDEIVDNEKIVIHDCRDDEMMLKLGTLPSGGELILNKLAIETDVLIAEGFIEPHFFAGFSGGRKSVLPGIASKDTVLANHCSEFIADDKSRTGILKGNPLHRDMIYAAEKAELKFILNVVLDGDKKIIKAVAGDSDKAHQAGCEFVDRLAGVDKHAADIVISTNGGYPLDQNIYQAVKGMTAAEAVCNKNGVIIMLAECSDGHGGEEFYQTFAQADSVKDVMHDILRRKRNETVPDQWESQVLARVLLDFTVIMVTDVSREIVEDMHMKYAASLDEAIAMAEEIVGRDRKITVIPDGVAVVVR
- a CDS encoding FAD-linked oxidase C-terminal domain-containing protein — encoded protein: MKYNAVNTDILAKLEDILGSRNVLTDKEKIEAYAHDEIPAEKYGHMPEVVVFPTTTEQISEIMKLANQELIPVTPRGAGSGLSGGAIPEYGGIVLSVEKMNKVIEIDYDNMMMVLEPGVVTNSVNEEIGEKGLFFAGYPMSVETCYIGGNIAENAGGGKAVKYGVTGRYVMGLEIVTATGEIVELGGKRVKDVTGYDLKQLIIGSEGTLGIITKAIIKLLPMPTEKVDLLVLFKDVKSAIDMVPKIMTEARIVPTGIEFMDKLSTKTSCEYLNEHLPYQEAGAMLLIEVDGNKAEQVEEDAERIGELCLDSGAIEVYVADNYTTQERVWSVRRNIAEAFKVVSPEQSLEDIVVPIASIPDLMPELQKIADKYDIQIPSYGHAGDGNLHSTLVKNPKHSMEEWYQIEEKACEEIYQAVKELGGTISGEHGIGSKRKPYMKMIADPAELNLMRSIKKAFDPNYVLNPGKIFDME
- a CDS encoding fructose-1,6-bisphosphatase — protein: MSNKKFDIDDNDLKYLELLATQFPDIQSVSTEIINLQAILNLPKGTEFFLTDIHGEYEAFTHMLKSASGVIKHKINDIFASTLHKEDIDTLATLIYYPEEKLELIKKDIKNMDEWYRITLRRLVQICRVVSSKYTRSKIRKALADDFAYIFEELLHQDFHQDKEAYYEQIIKSIIEVDRADSFIVAISNLIQKLAVDRLHILGDIYDRGPGADIVMDSLMEYKSVDIQWGNHDIIWIGAAAGSEACMANVIRIALRYCNLDILKDAYGINLLPLATFAMEEYGDDPCTSFIPKDRPESDCNDNEFSLISKMHKAISIIQFKLEGVIIKRRFKEELDNRLLLDKINYDKGTIKIKNKEYQLNDSNFPIVDINDPYNLSSNELDLINKLRNSFLKSEKLQQHIQFLFAKGSMYKSYNSNLLFHGCIPLNKDGSFKKVKLKNEFLSGKEYIDELENIVINAYFNNDNLKEKDYNLDYIWYLWKGPNSPLFGKDKMTTFERYFIDDKSTHIENRVSPKPRTPIFQQP